A region of Clostridium acetobutylicum ATCC 824 DNA encodes the following proteins:
- the recN gene encoding DNA repair protein RecN, giving the protein MLLQLNIKNFALIEDITINFEKGFNVLFGETGAGKSILIDAINYVLGGKSSRGFIRTGEKRTYVEAIFTIENDKTKAELENMDIEYEDCVIVSRETFKSGKSIAKINGKSVLVSVLKNVSETLIDIHGQHENQNLLDPLKHIMYLDDYCEESLISAKKDYTITYESLKAIDEKIRDLKGKNGENGKLADFLKYQINEIDNSKLKIGEDNELQERYSIVSNSEALSKVFSEACEVLYDGSDNSKSAYDLIGYVVNKIKSIENNNDKISDIVKILEDSYYNLGEVVEEIKAIKSGISFDAGELDYINSRLFTIDSYKKKYGSTIQDILNYRDKLNTQYNEIVNSEEIVKELEGKRKSVYEKLLHKAKNIHKIRCDFAKKLEKSVKDQLDYVGLGKSTFSIEVDFNERYISESGSDKVQFLISTNIGEPLRPLEKIVSGGELSRIMLSMKTVFVNKDKIPSVIFDEIDTGISGRIAERVADKMYAVSENHQVFCVTHLPQIACMSDTQFMVSKNIKNDKTYTDVRPLDKEGKANALAMMIGGSEVTKITMDHAKEMILIAQKRKSEIVGKRIS; this is encoded by the coding sequence ATGCTTCTTCAACTCAATATTAAAAATTTTGCTCTTATAGAAGATATAACTATTAATTTTGAAAAAGGATTCAATGTTTTATTTGGTGAAACAGGTGCTGGTAAATCAATATTAATTGATGCAATAAACTATGTTCTTGGAGGTAAGTCAAGTAGAGGTTTTATACGAACTGGAGAAAAGAGAACATATGTTGAAGCTATTTTTACAATAGAAAATGATAAAACAAAGGCAGAACTCGAAAACATGGATATAGAATATGAGGATTGTGTAATAGTGAGTAGAGAAACATTTAAGTCGGGTAAAAGTATTGCCAAAATTAATGGAAAATCTGTGTTAGTGTCAGTGCTAAAAAACGTAAGTGAAACATTAATCGACATACATGGACAGCATGAGAACCAAAATTTGTTGGACCCATTAAAGCATATTATGTATTTAGATGATTATTGTGAAGAAAGCTTAATTAGTGCAAAAAAAGACTATACAATTACATATGAAAGTTTAAAAGCTATAGATGAAAAGATACGTGATTTGAAAGGCAAAAATGGTGAAAATGGGAAGCTAGCTGATTTTTTAAAATATCAAATAAACGAAATAGATAACTCTAAATTAAAAATTGGAGAAGATAATGAACTTCAAGAGAGGTATTCAATTGTTTCTAACAGTGAAGCATTGTCAAAGGTATTTTCTGAGGCATGTGAGGTTCTTTATGATGGAAGTGATAATTCTAAGTCAGCTTATGATTTAATTGGTTATGTTGTGAATAAAATTAAAAGTATTGAAAATAATAATGATAAGATTTCTGATATAGTAAAGATACTTGAAGATAGCTACTATAATTTAGGTGAAGTTGTAGAGGAAATAAAAGCAATTAAAAGCGGTATAAGTTTTGATGCTGGTGAGTTGGATTATATAAATAGTAGACTGTTCACTATAGATAGTTATAAGAAAAAATATGGAAGCACAATACAGGATATATTGAATTACAGAGATAAGCTTAACACTCAATATAATGAAATAGTAAATAGCGAAGAGATAGTAAAGGAATTAGAGGGAAAAAGAAAGAGCGTATATGAGAAATTACTCCATAAAGCAAAAAATATACATAAAATAAGGTGTGATTTTGCCAAGAAACTTGAAAAGTCTGTTAAGGATCAATTAGATTATGTGGGACTTGGTAAAAGTACTTTTAGTATAGAAGTAGATTTCAATGAAAGGTATATTAGTGAAAGTGGAAGTGATAAGGTTCAATTTTTAATATCTACTAATATAGGAGAACCTTTGAGGCCTTTGGAGAAAATTGTATCAGGAGGAGAACTTTCGAGAATAATGTTGTCAATGAAGACTGTTTTTGTAAATAAAGATAAAATACCTTCTGTTATATTTGATGAGATTGATACAGGAATAAGCGGCAGGATAGCTGAGAGGGTAGCAGATAAAATGTATGCTGTTTCAGAGAATCATCAAGTATTTTGTGTTACACATCTCCCACAAATAGCTTGTATGTCAGATACGCAATTCATGGTTTCAAAGAACATAAAGAATGATAAAACTTATACAGATGTAAGGCCGCTTGATAAAGAGGGTAAAGCAAATGCACTTGCAATGATGATAGGTGGAAGTGAAGTTACTAAAATAACTATGGATCATGCTAAGGAAATGATATTAATTGCTCAAAAAAGAAAAAGTGAAATTGTAGGAAAGAGAATAAGTTAG
- a CDS encoding arginine repressor, protein MKVSRHTKILEIINLKDIETQEELAEELRRSGMEVTQATVSRDIKELKLIKVLSSKGRYKYATISPTESFLSNKLVTIFAQTVLNVDRVNNMVVVKTISGSANAAAEAIDSLNLDGIAGSIAGDNTIFILSRSEETAFNIVQKLKKMINE, encoded by the coding sequence TTGAAGGTATCAAGACATACAAAAATTTTAGAAATTATAAATTTAAAGGATATTGAAACTCAAGAGGAGCTGGCTGAGGAATTAAGAAGAAGTGGTATGGAAGTTACTCAAGCCACTGTATCAAGAGATATAAAGGAGCTTAAACTTATAAAAGTTCTCTCATCAAAAGGAAGATATAAATATGCAACTATTTCTCCTACGGAGAGTTTTTTGTCAAATAAGCTCGTTACAATTTTTGCCCAAACTGTATTAAATGTTGACAGGGTAAATAATATGGTAGTGGTAAAAACCATATCGGGTTCAGCTAATGCAGCAGCGGAAGCTATAGACTCTTTGAATTTAGATGGAATAGCAGGTTCAATAGCAGGCGATAACACTATTTTTATACTTTCTAGAAGTGAAGAAACAGCATTCAATATTGTTCAAAAGCTGAAAAAGATGATTAATGAATAG
- a CDS encoding NAD(+)/NADH kinase codes for MKNIGVNINSCKDPDGTIRKYVEKVIKEEKKDVQVKFYDELNYFDEVCKTKPDFFIAFGGDGTILNAARNLVSCGIPIFSVNIGHLGFLSSIEFKDFKDAIHKIFKGEYFFQERTMLKCSFIKGNSKKVFYSLNEVVLYKGNMAKILKYNIDVDDKFYMGFKSDGIIISTPTGSTAYNLSAGGPIIYPNLDLISLTPICPQGPYAGTIVLDGKSNITISGIDANENVFITVDGRQPVDVKGVSFIEISKLNYKCKLLKLKDYNYFEVLRKKIILRTEECEGDKY; via the coding sequence ATGAAGAATATAGGTGTCAATATCAATTCATGTAAAGATCCTGATGGTACAATAAGAAAATATGTGGAAAAAGTCATAAAAGAAGAAAAAAAGGACGTTCAAGTAAAATTTTATGATGAATTAAATTATTTTGACGAAGTATGTAAAACAAAACCAGATTTCTTTATTGCGTTTGGAGGAGATGGCACTATTTTAAACGCTGCAAGGAATTTAGTATCATGTGGAATTCCTATATTCAGTGTTAATATAGGTCACCTTGGATTTTTATCATCTATTGAGTTTAAGGATTTCAAAGATGCAATACATAAAATATTTAAGGGTGAATATTTTTTTCAAGAAAGAACTATGCTTAAATGTTCTTTTATAAAGGGAAACAGCAAAAAAGTTTTCTATTCTTTAAATGAAGTTGTTTTGTACAAGGGAAATATGGCAAAAATACTAAAATATAATATAGATGTTGACGATAAGTTTTATATGGGATTTAAGTCGGATGGGATAATTATATCTACTCCAACCGGCTCTACAGCGTACAATTTATCAGCAGGAGGTCCAATAATTTATCCTAACCTGGATTTAATATCACTTACTCCAATTTGTCCTCAAGGACCATATGCAGGTACCATAGTATTGGATGGTAAAAGTAATATAACAATATCAGGAATAGATGCAAATGAGAACGTATTTATAACTGTAGATGGAAGGCAACCTGTAGACGTAAAAGGAGTTTCATTTATTGAGATTTCGAAGCTTAACTATAAATGTAAACTTCTAAAATTGAAGGATTATAATTATTTTGAAGTACTTAGAAAGAAAATAATACTTAGAACTGAAGAATGTGAAGGTGATAAATATTGA
- a CDS encoding TlyA family rRNA (cytidine-2'-O)-methyltransferase: MSENKERLDVLLVEKGIFESREKARASIMAGEIYVDDLRIDKCGQKVKVSSKVEFRGEKMPYVSRGGYKLERAIKSFGLGLKDKVCFDIGASTGGFTDCMLQNGASKVFAIDVGYGQFAWKLRTDPRVVCMERTNVRYVTPEDIGEFGNFASIDVSFISLKKVIPVVINLLKDDGEIVALIKPQFEAGREKVGKRGVVREPETHIEVINTIVDFLKEMKLSILGITYSPIKGPEGNIEYLVYFSKKCIQVDYDSTESVVENAHKKLD; the protein is encoded by the coding sequence ATGTCTGAAAACAAAGAAAGATTAGACGTGCTTTTGGTGGAAAAAGGAATATTTGAATCCAGAGAAAAAGCAAGAGCAAGTATAATGGCTGGAGAAATATATGTAGATGACTTAAGAATTGATAAATGTGGTCAAAAGGTAAAGGTCTCCTCTAAGGTTGAATTTAGAGGAGAAAAGATGCCTTATGTAAGCAGGGGTGGATACAAGCTTGAAAGGGCGATAAAATCCTTTGGTTTAGGATTAAAGGATAAAGTCTGTTTTGATATAGGAGCATCTACTGGTGGATTTACAGATTGTATGCTTCAGAATGGTGCATCCAAAGTTTTTGCTATAGATGTTGGATACGGTCAATTTGCTTGGAAGTTAAGAACAGATCCAAGAGTTGTATGTATGGAAAGAACTAACGTGAGATATGTTACTCCTGAAGATATAGGCGAATTTGGTAATTTTGCCAGTATTGATGTTTCTTTTATATCTTTAAAGAAAGTAATTCCTGTAGTTATTAATTTGCTAAAAGATGATGGGGAGATTGTAGCACTTATAAAACCTCAGTTTGAGGCAGGAAGAGAAAAAGTTGGAAAAAGAGGAGTTGTAAGGGAACCTGAAACTCATATTGAAGTAATAAATACGATAGTGGATTTTTTGAAAGAAATGAAGTTGTCAATATTAGGAATTACATATTCGCCAATTAAGGGACCAGAGGGTAACATAGAATATCTAGTATACTTTTCTAAAAAGTGTATACAGGTAGATTATGATAGTACAGAAAGTGTGGTTGAAAATGCCCATAAGAAGCTTGATTAG
- the dxs gene encoding 1-deoxy-D-xylulose-5-phosphate synthase, translating to MYNILDNYEDVDDIKNMSSDELKEFASEIRKFLIDKISKTGGHLASNLGVVELTLSLHKVFNLKKDKIIWDVGHQAYVHKILTGRKDKFDSLKQFNGLSGFPKRNESIYDAFETGHSSTSISAASGIARARDLSKDNYDVIAVIGDGALTGGMALEALNDIGYKKTNVIIILNDNQMSIAKNVGSISKYLNKIRLDPKYNKLKKDVKTKLQRTNIGSEVANSIERIKGGIKQMVVSGMFFEDIGIKYLGPIDGHNIEELTSVISKAKEIKGPVILHVKTQKGKGYSYAEENPNKFHSIGKFNSKTGEALSKPKDTYSKAFGKAMVQMAENNDKIVAITAAMTDGTGLCEFSKKFPQRFFDVGISEQHAVTMAAGLAATGYKPVFAVYSTFLQRAYDQVLHDVCIQKLPVVFAIDRAGIVGEDGETHQGVFDISYLSSIPNMTIMAPKCVEELNYIMNWAVKQNYPIAVRYPKGGNDISDVLAPLKEFRHGKWEILKDGKDVAIVAVGKMVQRAMVVRDELLKYGIDCAIINATFIKPIDKDTLNRFARDNYKFVVIEDNVLHGGIGSLILEHLNDMKFKNDVLNLGFKDEFITHGNIEILYKLYDLDIEGICKRIISFK from the coding sequence ATGTATAACATACTTGATAATTATGAAGATGTAGATGATATAAAAAATATGAGCAGTGATGAGCTTAAAGAATTTGCTAGTGAGATAAGGAAGTTTTTGATAGATAAGATTTCAAAAACAGGAGGTCATCTTGCCTCTAATCTTGGCGTAGTGGAGCTTACCTTAAGCTTGCACAAAGTATTCAATTTGAAAAAAGATAAAATAATATGGGATGTAGGACATCAAGCCTATGTACATAAAATCTTAACAGGTCGCAAGGATAAATTTGATAGTCTTAAGCAGTTTAATGGACTAAGTGGCTTTCCAAAGAGGAATGAAAGTATTTATGATGCATTTGAAACAGGTCATAGTAGCACATCTATTTCAGCAGCTTCGGGTATTGCAAGAGCAAGGGATCTGTCAAAAGATAATTATGATGTTATTGCAGTTATAGGTGACGGTGCACTTACAGGTGGTATGGCACTTGAAGCTTTAAATGATATTGGATACAAGAAAACTAATGTTATAATAATACTTAATGACAATCAAATGTCTATCGCAAAAAATGTTGGAAGCATATCTAAGTACTTAAATAAAATAAGATTAGATCCTAAATACAACAAATTAAAGAAGGATGTTAAAACTAAATTACAAAGAACTAATATAGGGTCAGAGGTAGCTAATTCCATCGAAAGAATCAAAGGTGGAATAAAGCAAATGGTTGTATCAGGAATGTTTTTTGAAGATATAGGAATAAAATATCTTGGTCCAATTGATGGACATAATATTGAAGAACTAACTAGTGTTATATCAAAAGCTAAGGAAATTAAAGGACCTGTGATATTACATGTTAAGACTCAAAAGGGAAAAGGCTATAGCTATGCAGAAGAAAATCCTAATAAATTTCATAGTATAGGCAAATTTAATTCTAAAACAGGAGAAGCACTTTCAAAGCCAAAGGATACATATTCTAAAGCCTTTGGTAAGGCAATGGTTCAAATGGCTGAGAATAATGATAAAATTGTAGCGATTACTGCAGCAATGACTGATGGAACTGGATTGTGTGAATTTTCTAAGAAGTTTCCACAAAGGTTTTTTGATGTTGGTATATCTGAGCAGCACGCAGTTACTATGGCAGCGGGATTAGCAGCTACAGGATATAAGCCAGTCTTTGCAGTGTATTCGACATTTCTTCAAAGAGCATATGATCAAGTGCTTCACGATGTTTGCATTCAGAAATTACCAGTAGTGTTTGCAATAGATAGAGCAGGTATTGTTGGTGAAGATGGAGAGACTCATCAGGGAGTTTTTGATATTTCATATTTAAGTAGTATACCTAATATGACTATAATGGCTCCAAAGTGTGTTGAAGAATTGAATTATATTATGAATTGGGCAGTTAAGCAAAATTATCCCATTGCAGTAAGATACCCTAAGGGTGGAAATGATATTTCAGATGTTTTGGCACCTTTAAAGGAATTTAGACACGGAAAATGGGAGATATTAAAAGATGGAAAAGATGTAGCTATTGTAGCAGTAGGAAAAATGGTTCAAAGGGCTATGGTAGTTAGAGATGAACTTTTGAAATATGGAATCGATTGTGCTATTATAAATGCAACTTTTATAAAGCCAATAGATAAGGATACCTTGAATAGATTTGCAAGAGATAACTATAAATTTGTGGTTATTGAAGATAATGTCCTTCATGGAGGGATTGGGAGCTTAATACTCGAACATCTAAATGATATGAAATTTAAAAATGATGTTTTAAATTTAGGCTTTAAAGATGAGTTCATAACTCATGGAAATATCGAAATTTTATATAAACTATATGATCTTGATATAGAAGGCATATGCAAAAGAATAATTTCTTTTAAATAA
- a CDS encoding polyprenyl synthetase family protein — MNNKVIKKEVEEYLSRYFEGKDNYNKRVYESMNYSLNAGGKRVRPLLLLASYAIYNKDYKEVIDIAAAIEMIHTYSLIHDDLPCMDNDDLRRGRPTNHKIFGYSIALLAGDGLLNEAMNIMFKYCIGKGEEALKACLMISKAASSDGMIGGQVVDILSEGKKINEDELRYMHKKKTGELIKAAVVSGAILGGAPLHDVELLSQYGDKLGLAFQIEDDILDIIGDTKIMGKTSKSDLENDKCTYVTLYGIDKCKSICRELTDECLDIIGKIQGNTELLKEITELLLKRNR; from the coding sequence ATGAACAATAAAGTAATAAAGAAAGAAGTAGAGGAATATTTAAGTAGATACTTTGAAGGAAAAGATAACTACAATAAAAGGGTATATGAATCTATGAACTATAGCCTAAATGCGGGTGGAAAAAGGGTAAGACCTCTGCTTTTATTAGCTTCGTATGCCATATATAATAAAGATTACAAAGAAGTAATTGACATAGCGGCAGCAATTGAAATGATACATACTTATTCACTAATACATGATGATTTACCGTGTATGGATAATGATGATTTAAGAAGAGGAAGACCAACAAATCATAAGATTTTTGGCTATTCTATTGCTCTTTTAGCAGGTGACGGCCTTCTGAACGAGGCAATGAACATAATGTTTAAGTATTGTATTGGAAAAGGTGAAGAGGCTCTTAAAGCTTGTTTAATGATATCTAAGGCAGCAAGTTCAGATGGAATGATAGGCGGTCAAGTTGTGGATATATTAAGTGAAGGAAAGAAGATAAATGAAGATGAGCTTAGATATATGCACAAAAAAAAGACAGGTGAGCTTATAAAGGCAGCTGTAGTCAGTGGAGCAATATTAGGGGGAGCTCCTTTGCATGATGTGGAGCTTTTATCGCAATATGGTGATAAATTAGGTCTTGCTTTTCAAATAGAAGATGATATACTCGATATTATTGGAGATACAAAAATCATGGGAAAGACATCGAAAAGTGATTTGGAAAATGATAAATGTACCTATGTTACTTTGTATGGAATAGATAAGTGTAAGAGTATTTGCAGAGAGTTAACAGATGAATGTTTAGATATAATAGGCAAAATACAAGGCAATACGGAATTGCTTAAAGAAATAACAGAACTTTTATTAAAGAGAAATAGATAA
- a CDS encoding exodeoxyribonuclease VII small subunit — protein sequence MPSKKESYESMIKELEKIVSSMENEELPLEEAMKNYEDGVKLCDKLYKILNKAEGKIKLLTENGEEEFKKAGDSYEQ from the coding sequence ATGCCTTCTAAAAAAGAAAGTTATGAATCAATGATAAAAGAACTTGAAAAAATTGTGAGCAGTATGGAAAATGAAGAGTTACCTTTAGAGGAAGCTATGAAAAATTATGAGGATGGTGTAAAGCTTTGTGATAAGCTGTATAAAATATTAAACAAAGCGGAGGGAAAGATAAAACTGCTTACGGAAAATGGAGAAGAGGAATTTAAAAAAGCAGGTGATTCATATGAACAATAA
- the xseA gene encoding exodeoxyribonuclease VII large subunit, with amino-acid sequence MYIKVLSVSELNNYIKRVVDSDYILSNAQVKGEISNFKFHSSGHVYFSLKDEGGKINCIMFRSNAEKLKFIPENGMKVNVKGRVSVYVKDGAYQLYCTEITPEGRGELYEAFEKLKEKLLNEGMFSEEHKRNIPKYPKMIGVITSPTGAAIRDIINVATRRNKSVDMIICPTLVQGVNAPGELIKALDYLNNREDIDTIILARGGGSIEELWAFNDEKLAYAVYNSKKPVVTGVGHETDFTIVDFVSDRRAPTPSAAAEIAVPNINEEMNSFVSLKRALDTSIKTYIQNKCNQLEIAKRMLEKNSPEILIVNGYSSIDNFKYVLDMRIANKIKIEKEKILRYNSILKSNSPINILNKGYSIISDEIGNNISNVDKLKEPDKVHITFKDGKVNAKIDILR; translated from the coding sequence ATGTATATAAAGGTTTTGTCGGTTTCAGAACTAAATAATTATATAAAAAGAGTTGTAGATAGTGATTATATATTGAGTAATGCTCAAGTAAAAGGCGAAATATCAAATTTTAAATTTCACAGCAGTGGGCATGTTTATTTTTCCCTTAAGGATGAAGGAGGGAAGATAAACTGCATAATGTTTAGAAGTAATGCTGAAAAGTTAAAATTTATTCCTGAAAATGGAATGAAGGTAAATGTAAAGGGAAGAGTATCAGTATATGTTAAAGATGGAGCTTATCAGCTTTACTGTACTGAAATCACTCCTGAGGGAAGAGGAGAACTTTATGAAGCCTTTGAGAAACTAAAGGAAAAGCTTTTAAACGAGGGTATGTTTAGTGAGGAACATAAGCGAAATATACCTAAATATCCTAAAATGATAGGTGTTATAACCTCTCCAACAGGTGCAGCCATAAGAGATATAATAAATGTGGCTACGAGAAGAAATAAGAGTGTAGACATGATCATATGTCCAACTTTAGTTCAAGGGGTAAATGCCCCAGGTGAATTAATAAAAGCTTTGGATTATTTAAATAATAGAGAAGACATTGATACTATAATATTGGCACGTGGTGGAGGATCCATTGAGGAACTTTGGGCATTTAACGATGAAAAGCTTGCATATGCTGTATATAATTCTAAAAAGCCTGTTGTAACAGGTGTAGGTCATGAAACAGACTTCACAATAGTTGATTTTGTAAGTGATAGAAGAGCACCTACTCCTTCGGCAGCGGCAGAAATTGCAGTCCCAAATATAAATGAAGAAATGAATAGTTTTGTTTCTCTAAAAAGAGCTCTTGATACTAGTATTAAAACATATATTCAAAATAAATGTAATCAGCTTGAAATAGCTAAAAGGATGTTAGAAAAAAACAGTCCAGAAATATTGATAGTTAATGGATATTCTTCAATTGACAACTTTAAGTATGTACTTGATATGAGAATAGCAAATAAGATAAAAATAGAAAAAGAAAAGATACTAAGATATAATTCTATTTTAAAATCAAATAGCCCAATTAATATTTTAAATAAAGGATATTCCATTATAAGTGATGAAATTGGAAATAATATAAGTAATGTAGATAAATTAAAAGAACCAGATAAAGTCCATATAACATTTAAGGATGGCAAGGTGAATGCTAAAATAGATATTTTAAGGTGA